GCAACTCCGCTTCCAGCGCCAATTGCTGTTCCAGGCTGTGGTGCCCGCCGGCATTGAACGCCTTCTTCATCAGCGCGAGAGCCATGGTCGGTGCCTTCGCCAGGCGCTGGGCCAGCGCATCCACCTCGGCCGCGAACGCCGCATCCGGCACCGCGCGCCAGATGAGCCCCATCTCGACCGCTTGGCTTGCCGTGAGCTTCTCGCCCAGCATCGCCAATGCCATCGCGCGTGCCGGCCCCAGCAATCGCTGCAGCTGATAGGTGCCGCCCGCATCGGGGATGAGGCCGATGCGCGCGAAGGCAAGATCGAACACAGCACTTTCATTGGCGAGCGTGATGTCGGCGGCAAGCGCCAGGCTCATGCCGGCGCCGGCCGCGATGCCGTTGACCGCGGCGATCACCGGCACATTCAGGCTGCGGATCTGCCGCACCACCGGATTGTAATAGCGCTCGACCGTGTCGCGGCAGGTGCGGCCATCCTCGACCGCGCCCTTGTCGGTCAAATCCTGCCCGGCACAGAAGCCGCGCCCCGCGCCGCTGATGATCAGCACCCGCGCGCTATCGTCGGCGGCGATGTCGGCCAGCGCATCGGACAATTGGCCAAGAAGGTCCCGCGTCAGTGCATTGAGGCGCTGCGGCCGGTTGAGGGTGAGGCGGCGGATGGCGCCCTCTGCTGAGACAAGGATGTCGGCTTCGCTCATGATGATTGGATCGCTTTGCTGTGGGGTCAACGGGTCGCAGGCGAGGGATGATGCCATATCCCGCGGGGCATGCGATAGTTCCCGCAAGAGCAATGTTCGGGTGATGACATGAACAAATGGCTGGCCGCTGCCGGCTTTCACGGGGCGATGGCGGTGGCGATCGGCGCCTGGGCCGCCCATGGTGCCGAGGCAATCCTGCCACCGCACGCCATCGACTGGGTCAGGACCGGGTCTTCCTACCAGCTGTGGCATGCGGTAGCGCTCATTGGCATTGCGGCCCTCAGCCAACGCACATCTGTGCGTCTTGTCACAATCTCCGGCCTCGCCTTCGCCCTGGGCGCGCTGCTATTTTCGGGTAGTCTTTATCTATTGGCCGCTGACGGGCCGCGTATACTGGTCTATCTCACCCCGATCGGCGGCAGCCTGCTCATCCTCGGCTGGCTCCTGCTGCTGATTGCGGGCCTCAAAAAGGGTTCCATCTGATGTTCCGCAGCCTTGCCATCCTCTCGACCTTTGCACTTTTGTTGGCGACGCCCGCCTTCGCACAGGACGCACAGCCGAGCTTCGATTGCGCGAAGGCCTCGACCACCCTCGAACACGCAATCTGTTCCGATGACATCCTCTCCGGCATCGATGCGGATCTTGCCGCCATCTATACCGAGGCGCTGGCGCAAGCCGCCGATCCTGAAACCCTGCGGGCTGAGCAGCGCGACTGGGCAAGCCAGCGTTCCGCCGCCTGCGGCATCGTGCCCGGTGCCGATGACGATATGGTCGAGATCAGCAGCGCCGCCCATACCTGCCTCATCGAGCTCTACACCGCGCGCATGGCGAATCTGGCCGAGGCATCACCGGTCGCGGGCGAAGTGCCCGATCCCGCCCGTCTCCTCACCGGCCTCTGGCAATTGAGCGATCTCATCGAGGCGCAGGATCCGGCTCTGACCGGCTCCGGGCAGAAGGGCCGCCTCATCCGCCTCGACCGCCACAGCTTGAGCACCTTGGGTGGTGCCGGTTGCGCCGGTCCCACGCTCCAGCCTCTGGCCGAGGCGCGCGCGCGGCCGCTGGATGCCGAGGAAGCAGCCCTCATCGCCAAGGCCGACGCCGCCCAGGCGAACAGCGTCGAGGGCGTCGCCGGCTTCTGCCTCGGGCGCCTGTTCGCGCTCTATCTGCCGGGCGCTGATGGTTCGCTGCTGGTGGCCGATGCCAGTGCCACCTATCGCCTGACGCGCCTCTCCAGCGGGACGCCATGACCACCGGCCTCTATACCCATGCGTCCTGCCTCGGCCACGATACCGGACCAGGTCATCCCGAACGCATCCAGCGCCTCGTGGCCATCCTCCGCCTGCTCGACGATCCGATCTACGCCGCCCTCGACCGGCGCGACGCACCGGAAGTCACGCGCGATCAGCTCGCCCGTGTGCATACCCGTGCCTATATCGATGAAGTCTTCGCGGCCATTCCCACGGTCGGCCAGGGCGAGCTCGACGGCGACACCGTGCTCTCGCCCGGCTCCGGTGCCGCGGCGCTCCATGCCGCCGGCGCCGTGACGGCGGCGGTGGGCGCCGTGCTGAAGGGTGAGTTGACCAACGCCTTCTGCGCCGTGCGCCCACCGGGGCATCATGCCGAGCGCGATCTCGCCATGGGCTTCTGCATCTTCAACAATGTCGCGGTGGGGGCGGCCGAGGCGCTCGATGCCTTCGGCCTCGACCGTGTCGCCATTTTCGATTTCGACGTCCATCACGGCAACGGCACGCAGCACATCTTCGACCATGATCCGCGCGTGCTCTATGCCTCGACCCATCAAAGCCCGCTTTATCCCGGCACGGGTGCAAAGAACGAGAAGGGCGTCGGCAACATCGTCAACGCGCCGCTACCACCTTATGCGGGTTCCGAGGAATTCTGCGACGCCGTCGAGGAGACGATCCTCCCCGCTTTGGAAAAATTCCGCCCGGACCTGCTGCTCATCTCCGCCGGCTTCGACGCCCACCGCGCCGATCCCCTGGCCAGCCTCGAATTCGAAACCGAGGATTACGCCTGGGTCACCGACCAGCTCGTGACGCTGGCGGCAGGCTTGTGCGGCGGCCGCATCGTCTCGACCCTCGAAGGCGGCTATGATTTGAACGCGCTCGCCGAATCCGTCACAGCGCATGTGGCGGCATTGCAGCGGGCGTAAGCTTCTCGATTTCTTGCGTGTAAAAATTCGTCATGGTCCGCGAAGGCGGACCACCCACGAGTTTCTTGAACGCCGCAAAATCGCCATCATCCCCGGCAAGTGTGACGGCCCGCTTTATGCCAGTCACGAGTTCTCGATGCTGCCCACCGGCAAATCCATTTGGCTAGCCATCGCCGTCGCGACGATGTTCTGCGCGGCCGGAATGCCATATCCGGCCGCCGCGGACGGTCCGCCGACCTATCGCATCCATTGCAGTGGCGCGACCTACGGCGTTGATCGAGTCATCTGCGACAATCTTGCGCTTACTCTGAGCTACAACAAGATCATCCGGGCACTCGACGGCAAGCGGGGAATCTACTATGCGGACAATATCGGCAACGGTATCCCAAAGGGGAGTGCGATGGTCCACCTGGCGCGCGCCCAATGGGGACGGGATTGCGATATCGCGCCGGCTCATGGCCGCGACCCAGCCTTTTCAAGGATGACGACGGCCTGCCTCGTCGATTCATTGCGGTCCGCGCATTTCTCCATTCGTTGCCCGCTCTTCCTAACGCTCGTCGGATTGCCCAGCGAAGCCCAGCAGCGAAAGTGGGGCGATCTCAACCAGGATTTCTGTGAGGAAGAGGCACGGCTTCAGTTTGCCGAACCCGAATGACGGGCACGAAGCTCCTCCTCCCCCACACCCCAATCGTCATGGTCCGCGAAGGCGGACCACCCACGAGTTTCTTGCTTATAACACTATTATTAGTATATAATCTGAAGCGAAGATAAACCAACGCACGTTGCTACCCAATGCAGCTTGGCGGCTGGGTTTACATCCTGACCAATCGCCCGAACGGGACGCTCTATGTCGGCGTTACGAGTGACCTTGCGCAACGCATGGCACAGCATCGCGACGGCACATTCGAAGGGTTCACCAAATACTATGGCCTGAAGCGCTTGGTCTATGCCGAGCGGCACGAAGAGATTGCTGAGGCGATAGCTCGTGAGAAGCGATTGAAGACTTGGCTCCGTGCGTGGACGGTCCGATTGATCGTGGCCGACAATCCTGATTGGCGGGACCTCAGCGCGGAAATGTAGGGATGTAACTCGTGGGTGGTCCGCCTTCGCGGACCATGACGAGCTTTTTTCAACCGCTCGTTTGGACCAGCGCTTGCGGCCGGCCCCCTTACGCCTTCAGCGCATCAATCGCGGCCAGCTGTTCGCGGCGGCGTTGCATGCGTTTTTCGCGCATGTGGCGATAGGCCAGCACGACCTTGAGGCTCCAGCGATAGCCGAGCCAGCCGCAGACCGCGGCCCAGGGGATGAAACCCACCCACATGGCGAGCGCCCAGTCGAGGAAGAGGAGGCGCGAGATCACCTTGACCTGGTCCCAGAGGCCGAGCTGGTCGTTGACGAGATCGCGCGACATGGTGACGAAGCGATCGAAGCCCGAAAGGTCGTCCCAGTTCCCCATCATCACCTGGCCGGTGACATAGAATCCATAGAACATCGGTGCCGTGGTGAGCGGGTTGCTGATGAAGGTCCACAGCGCCGCCACCACCACGTTGAAGCCCCAGTTGAAGCGTCGCGCCACCAGCCAGACCGCGACCACGATGGTCGACTGGCCGATGATCGGCATCAAACCGCAGATGACGCCCACCAGCACCGCCCGCGCGCTGTATTCGGCCGGGTGCCGCGCGCGCAGCATCGGTGTCACCAGTCGATAGCGGATATAGCGGCTGGCACGGCGGAAGAGGCCCGCCGGCTTCTGGCGGCCAGTGCCATTGCTGCGGCCATTTTGGGGGGTGGCAATCCGGCTGCCGTGATTGTGGTTCGCTGAATTCATCTTGGTGTTCTGACTTCCCTGTTGCGGTCATTTGGCAAGATCGAGCCGTAAATTGCAATCATCGAACAAATGCCTGCGACCAACGTCTAGGGTGGCGATTCGCCGGGGTCGGTCCGCCAACTATCTGAATCATCACGTTTCCCCGCTATTGTCGCGGACCCGGCGCGTCAGTAGAATGCGGCCCATCGGCGCTTGCGCGGCCGCCTTGCGACAGAAGGCCGCGCCGGCGCCATTTTGATTGGCCACGTCACCAGACCGGCAGCTCTCTTTTGCCTGCCGAACGTGACGGAAATTTGACAAAAGAAGCGCCGCCCGCGACCCCCAGGCGGCGCCAGGGGAGCCTTCCATGGTGGACAACAAGACCGGCGCCAAGCCCGGCGCAGATATTGCGGGCATGAGCTTCGAGGAAGCACTCGCCGAATTGCAGGATCTGGTGAAGCGGCTGGAGCGCGGCGACAACAAGCTCGACGAGGCGATCAACGCCTATGAGCGGGGTGCTGCCCTGAAACAGCATTGCGAAATGAAGCTCAAGGAAGCCCAGCTCAAGGTCGAGAAGATCGTGCTGGGGCCGGACGGCAAGGTCCAGGCGGTTCCCGCCAATATTGACTAACGAATTCAGTGATTGAGGTTATCCGTGTCCATCCAGAACGCCCTTAACGACGCAGCCTTGTCGGTCAACCGCAAGCTCGACGAACTCATTCAGCCCGTGAGCGATGCCGAGGGCCGCGTCTATGACGCGATGCGCTATGCGACCATGGTCGGCGGCAAGCGTATCCGGCCCTATCTCCTCATCAACAGCGCCGCGATCTTCAATGTCCATGCCGATTACGCGCTGCGCGCGGCGGCCGCCATCGAGATGCTGCATTGCTACAGCCTGGTGCATGACGATCTGCCCGCCATGGACAACAGCGATCTCCGCCGTGGCCAGCCGACCGCCCACAAGAAGTTCGACGAGGCGACCGCGATCCTCGCCGGCGACGGGCTCCTCACCATGGCCTTCGAGGTGCTGGCCCATCCCGACACCCATCCAGACGGCGTGGTGCGCGCCGAATTGTGCCTGGCGCTCGCCGTCTCCGGCGGGGCTGCCGGCATGGTCGGCGGGCAGATGATCGATCTTGCCTCCGAGAACAAGGATCTCGACATCGGCGCCATCACCCGCCTGCAGCGTTTGAAGACCGGCGCCATCATCGCCTTCTCCTGCGAAGCCGGCGCCATCCTCGGCCATGCCTCCAAGGAACAGCGCCACGCCCTCATCGGCTATGCCCATGATCTGGGCCTCGCCTTCCAGATCGTCGACGATCTCCTGGATGCCGAGGGCGACGCCGCCGAGACGGGGAAGCCCACCGGTGCCGATGCCGCCGCGGGCAAGGCGACCTTCGTCTCGATCCTGGGGTTGGACCGTGCCCGCCAGCAGGCGCGGATGCTGGGCGACCAGGCCAATGCCCATCTCGACATTTTCGGCCACAAGGCCGATCCCCTGCGCTGGATGACGGAATTCGTCATCAGCCGAAAAAGCTGACGGAACGGGGCACACGATGACCGCCTCTCCCGCCGGCTCCCACCAGGGTGCACCGGCGGGAAGCCGGTTGTCCCGCTTCGCCGATATCCGCGCCACCATCTGGCTCGCGGCACCGATCTCGGTCGCCCTGCTGGTGGAAATGGCGATGGGCGTCACCGAATATGCCATGGCGGGTCGCCTCGGTGCCGCGGCCTTCGCGGCCGCCGGCTTCGGCGCGCAGTTCCTCTATGTGCCGAAGATCCTCGCCATGGGCGCGCTCTATGCCGTGGCGGCGCTGGGGTCGCACGCCCATGGTGCCGGCAAACCCGACGAGTTGTTGCGCATCCTGCGCCAGGGCCTGCGCCTTGCCACCATCCTCTCTATCCCGGTGATGCTGGTGATGCTGGGCCTGGCGCCGGTGCTGCGCCTCTTCGCCGCCCGCAATCCCGGCTTCGAGCTCGACATCGATGCCATTGAGCAGTTGATGTGGTGGGCGCTCCCGTCGGTGACGCCGTTCCTCTGGTTCCAGGTGCTGCGCAGCTTCGTCACCGTGCTCGGCCGCCCCGTCGCCATCACCATCATCGGCCTCTCGATCCTGCCGGTCTTCGTCGGCATGCTCTATCTCCTCATGTACGGCGCGTTCGGCTGGCAAGGCATGGGCGTGCCCGCGATCGGTCTCGCGACCACGCTCATCTCCTGGCTGCAACTGGGTCTGGGCATCCTCTATGTGCGCCGCTTCGAGCCCTTCGCCTCCTACCCGATCTTCGCCCATCTGCGCGACAGCGACGGCAAGCTCCTGAAGGAGATGCTGGTGGTTGGCGCCCCATCGCCGGCGCCTATCTGTTCGAGACCGGCATGTTCTTCGGCTCGACCGCCGCCATGGCCGGCTTCGGCACCGATGCGCTGGCCGCCCATAACATCGTCCTCAACGTCACCAGCATCACCTTCATGATCCCCTATGCGCTGGGTCAGGCGGGCACGGTCCGTGTCGGCTGGGCGCTCGGTGCCGGGCGGCCGCACGATGCGCGCCAGGCCGGCTTGACCGCGATCGGCCTTGCCTTGCTGTGGATGCTGTTCGGTGCCCTCGTCATGTGGCAGGCGCCGGTCCTCCTCGCCGGCTTCTATCTCGACCTTGACGATCTCGGCAATGCGGCGGCCCTTGCGGTTGCTGTGACGCTGTTCCCGATCGCCGCCATCTTCCAGTTCTTCGACGGGCTGCAGGTCTCGGCGCTGGGTGCCTTGCGCGGCTACAAGGATACCAAGGTGCCGATGGTCATCGCCTTCTTCGGCTATTGGGTGATCGGCATCGGCGGCGGCGTTGTCATGGCCTATACTTTCGACGTGCGCGGCCCCGGCGTGTGGTGGGGTCTTGCCATCGGACTCCTCGCCTCTGGGACCTTGCTGCTGTTGCGCTTCCAGCATATCTCGCGCCGCCATCTGCCGATCGTGGTGTAGGCGCCATGGCCAAGGAACGCGTCGATAAGCTGCTGGTGGATCGGGGTCTTGTTGAAACCCGCGCCAAGGCCCAGGCGCTGATCCTGGCCGGTCTCGTCTACAGCGACACCAAGCGCATCGCCAAGGCCGGCGACCAGATCCAGCTCGATGCGCCGCTCAACGTCAAGGGCCAGGACCATCCCTGGGTCAGCCGCGGCGGCTTGAAGCTTGCCAAGGGGATCGAGGCGTTCTCGCTGCCCGTGAAGGATCTCATCGCCGCCGATATCGGCGCCTCGACCGGCGGCTTCACCGACGTGCTGCTGGCCAACGGCGCCGCCAAGGTCTATGCGGTCGATGTCGGACACGGCCAGCTCGCCTGGAAACTGCGCCAGGACCCCCGCGTGGTGGTGCTGGAAAAAACCAATGCGCGCCATCTGACACCCGCGCAGATTCCTGATCCTCTCGACATCGTCGTGTGCGACGCAAGCTTCATCGGTCTTGAAACCGTCCTGCCCGCGGCCCTGGCGCTTACGAAACCACAGGCCTGGGCCGTGGCGCTCATCAAGCCGCAATTCGAG
This Rhodospirillaceae bacterium DNA region includes the following protein-coding sequences:
- a CDS encoding enoyl-CoA hydratase/isomerase family protein, whose protein sequence is MSEADILVSAEGAIRRLTLNRPQRLNALTRDLLGQLSDALADIAADDSARVLIISGAGRGFCAGQDLTDKGAVEDGRTCRDTVERYYNPVVRQIRSLNVPVIAAVNGIAAGAGMSLALAADITLANESAVFDLAFARIGLIPDAGGTYQLQRLLGPARAMALAMLGEKLTASQAVEMGLIWRAVPDAAFAAEVDALAQRLAKAPTMALALMKKAFNAGGHHSLEQQLALEAELQSQAADSEDFQEGLAAFLGKRPAIFKGM
- a CDS encoding DUF423 domain-containing protein, which gives rise to MNKWLAAAGFHGAMAVAIGAWAAHGAEAILPPHAIDWVRTGSSYQLWHAVALIGIAALSQRTSVRLVTISGLAFALGALLFSGSLYLLAADGPRILVYLTPIGGSLLILGWLLLLIAGLKKGSI
- a CDS encoding DUF1311 domain-containing protein; this translates as MFRSLAILSTFALLLATPAFAQDAQPSFDCAKASTTLEHAICSDDILSGIDADLAAIYTEALAQAADPETLRAEQRDWASQRSAACGIVPGADDDMVEISSAAHTCLIELYTARMANLAEASPVAGEVPDPARLLTGLWQLSDLIEAQDPALTGSGQKGRLIRLDRHSLSTLGGAGCAGPTLQPLAEARARPLDAEEAALIAKADAAQANSVEGVAGFCLGRLFALYLPGADGSLLVADASATYRLTRLSSGTP
- a CDS encoding histone deacetylase family protein, with translation MTTGLYTHASCLGHDTGPGHPERIQRLVAILRLLDDPIYAALDRRDAPEVTRDQLARVHTRAYIDEVFAAIPTVGQGELDGDTVLSPGSGAAALHAAGAVTAAVGAVLKGELTNAFCAVRPPGHHAERDLAMGFCIFNNVAVGAAEALDAFGLDRVAIFDFDVHHGNGTQHIFDHDPRVLYASTHQSPLYPGTGAKNEKGVGNIVNAPLPPYAGSEEFCDAVEETILPALEKFRPDLLLISAGFDAHRADPLASLEFETEDYAWVTDQLVTLAAGLCGGRIVSTLEGGYDLNALAESVTAHVAALQRA
- a CDS encoding GIY-YIG nuclease family protein; translation: MQLGGWVYILTNRPNGTLYVGVTSDLAQRMAQHRDGTFEGFTKYYGLKRLVYAERHEEIAEAIAREKRLKTWLRAWTVRLIVADNPDWRDLSAEM
- a CDS encoding DUF2062 domain-containing protein codes for the protein MNSANHNHGSRIATPQNGRSNGTGRQKPAGLFRRASRYIRYRLVTPMLRARHPAEYSARAVLVGVICGLMPIIGQSTIVVAVWLVARRFNWGFNVVVAALWTFISNPLTTAPMFYGFYVTGQVMMGNWDDLSGFDRFVTMSRDLVNDQLGLWDQVKVISRLLFLDWALAMWVGFIPWAAVCGWLGYRWSLKVVLAYRHMREKRMQRRREQLAAIDALKA
- a CDS encoding exodeoxyribonuclease VII small subunit; its protein translation is MVDNKTGAKPGADIAGMSFEEALAELQDLVKRLERGDNKLDEAINAYERGAALKQHCEMKLKEAQLKVEKIVLGPDGKVQAVPANID
- a CDS encoding polyprenyl synthetase family protein; this encodes MRYATMVGGKRIRPYLLINSAAIFNVHADYALRAAAAIEMLHCYSLVHDDLPAMDNSDLRRGQPTAHKKFDEATAILAGDGLLTMAFEVLAHPDTHPDGVVRAELCLALAVSGGAAGMVGGQMIDLASENKDLDIGAITRLQRLKTGAIIAFSCEAGAILGHASKEQRHALIGYAHDLGLAFQIVDDLLDAEGDAAETGKPTGADAAAGKATFVSILGLDRARQQARMLGDQANAHLDIFGHKADPLRWMTEFVISRKS
- a CDS encoding TlyA family RNA methyltransferase; translated protein: MAKERVDKLLVDRGLVETRAKAQALILAGLVYSDTKRIAKAGDQIQLDAPLNVKGQDHPWVSRGGLKLAKGIEAFSLPVKDLIAADIGASTGGFTDVLLANGAAKVYAVDVGHGQLAWKLRQDPRVVVLEKTNARHLTPAQIPDPLDIVVCDASFIGLETVLPAALALTKPQAWAVALIKPQFEVGRENIGKGGVVRDPLLHEQVCTRIEAWFGRQPGWSVLGIVESPILGPEGNKEFLIAARKGEG